In Tubulanus polymorphus chromosome 2, tnTubPoly1.2, whole genome shotgun sequence, a single window of DNA contains:
- the LOC141898609 gene encoding ester hydrolase C11orf54 homolog, with the protein MAGVEKVTKSTLFSPNLAELAAVLQEGLLKNFADVSVKVVDCPNLTEKPFALTSQGLSGDTKLVDVGGPPHLVPIVMKEKKYNLEQVGRDCGLKSGAIIGAGAGPFHVVGVNSELIANVKINENGPNEIMSNISKLSNNDPLLEKLDTADFALMGNFFCSDGNPGQVLEVKASKRTGPLNFVSCIRKCLSDHYGDKPVGLGGAFVVDQGKVKIHVMPDFCCNPLNSEEDVNNWLQFYEMKTPFLCVGELVSHDPGLDLRVEHFHGYNDFGEGGHYHYDTTPEEVAYRGYFNVAAHLYRIDPPVHTNSLGRN; encoded by the exons ATGGCTGGTGTAGAAAAAGTAActaaatcaacactttttagcCCTAACCTGGCTGAATTGGCTGCTG TACTGCAAGAAGGACTACTAAAAAACTTTGCAGATGTGTCAGTAAAAGTTGTTGATTGTCCTAATCTAACAGAGAAACCTTTTGCTTTGACTTCACAAG GTTTGTCTGGTGATACAAAGCTTGTTGATGTTGGCGGACCTCCCCACCTTGTTCCTATTGTAATGAAAGAAAAG AAGTACAATTTAGAACAAGTCGGCAGAGACTGTGGTTTGAAGAGTGGTGCAATCATTGGTGCAGGAGCTGGTCCTTTCCATGTTGTGGGCGTTAACTCGGAG TTAATTGCTAATGTAAAGATCAACGAAAACGGTCCAAATGAGATAATGTCGAATATTTccaaattatcaaataat GATCCGTTGTTAGAAAAGCTAGATACTGCTGACTTTGCTTTGATGGGAAACTTCTTCTGCTCAGACGGCAATCCTGGACAA GTTCTTGAAGTCAAAGCCAGTAAAAGAACTGGGCCATTGAATTTTGTGTCATGTATCCGCAAGTGCTTGTCTGATCACTATGGTGACAAACCGGTGGGCCTCGGGGGCGCATTTGTAGTTGATCAAGGCAAAGTGAAAATTCATGTTATG cCAGATTTCTGTTGTAACCCACTGAACAGTGAAGAGGATGTAAATAACTGGCTACAGTTCTACGAAATGAAAACTCCATTTTTGTGCGTTGGAGAACTTGTGTCTCATGACCCA GGTTTAGATTTACGGGTAGAACATTTCCATGGTTACAACGATTTTGGCGAAGGTGGACATTATCATTACGATACCACTCCTGAAGAAGTTGCCTATCGgggatatttcaatgttgCCGCACACCTATACAGAATAGATCCTCCGGTTCACACAAACTCTTTGGGAAGAAATTAA
- the LOC141899045 gene encoding uncharacterized protein LOC141899045 has translation MSAWLKIGDFFVLPWSCSGLESSIVVVRDRMRICFDIGYAHRETVEAEHVCITHGHIDHIAGIAHHTAKRDLYGMSMPTYYAPSHLVDTLKDVGKVFGKMQERSSSMNKMNVQGIDYDGEAIQLPWNRKLKAIKTEHTVKSQGYIIYKVIRTLKPAYIHLNPREIARLHKEGHVIHDIMEIPEVAYTGDTTIAAFLNPSQNPDIFKVKLLITEATYIDYMDNGRKVNMAYDRGHMHLWHIAENAELFKDVENILLVHFSDRYDITSIQQYVNSSVPPSLRHKVHLGLCKGALRE, from the exons ATGTCTGCATGGTTGAAAATTGGTGACTTTTTTGTGCTTCCATGGTCCTGTTCTGGGTTAGAGTCTTCGATTGTTGTAGTAAGGGATCGGATGAGGATTTGTTTCGATATAGGCTACGCTCATCGGGAAACTGTCGAGGCTGAACATGTTTGCATAAC ACATGGTCATATCGATCATATAGCCGGTATTGCCCATCACACAGCTAAACGAGATTTGTATGGAATGTCGATGCCAACATATTACGCACCGAGTCATCTCGTTGATACTTTGAAAGATGTCGGGAAAGTTTTTGGCAAGATGCAAGAGAGGTCTTCATCTATGAACAAGATGAATGTTCAAGGTATTGATTATGATGGAGAAGCAATACAG CTACCCTGGAATCGTAAATTAAAAGCCATTAAAACTGAGCATACGGTAAAAAGCCAAggttatattatatataaggtCATTAGAACATTGAAACCCGCTTACATACATCTTAATCCACGTGAAATAGCAAGATTGCATAAAGAAGGACACGTAATACATGACATTATGGAAATTCCGGAAGTGGCTTACACAG GGGATACTACTATCGCTGCCTTCCTGAATCCATCTCAAAACCCGGATATCTTCAAAGTGAAACTGTTGATAACCGAAGCGACTTATATTGATTATATGGATAATGGAAGAAAAGTGAACATGGCTTACGATCGTGGACATATGCATTTATGGCACATCGCAGAAAATGCCGAACTATTTAAGGAtgtagaaaacattttactaGTACATTTCTCCGACAGATATGACATTACATCTATACAGCAGTATGTTAATAGTTCAGTGCCACCATCATTGAGACATAAAGTTCATCTAGGACTTTGTAAAGGTGCTTTGCGCGAGTGA
- the LOC141899884 gene encoding UV excision repair protein RAD23 homolog A-like, which yields MLITLKTLQQKTFKIEIEETAKVKDLKEKIASERGNDFPVGGQKLIYAGRILEDDKIISEYKIDEKNFIVVMVAKPKATPKPAAESMESTSTAPAAAAAPQPAAETPAASQPEPKKDDPMETEAKEEDKPASATGATGTAASAITTDEVAGSDTGEIVNAESALVTGSAYENTVTEIMSMGFQRELVVRALRASFNNPDRAVEYLCMGNIPTVAPEAPAVPVAAPEAGQPPAAAAPATGSQRASSQPSSTPAAASTPAAAQGGGGGGMGQLGFLLNLPQFQTMRRMVQSNPENLPMLLQSIGQSNPELLQLITQNQEQFIEMLNADSASIPADMSEAAPPAPGFETIQVTPTEKAAIDRMVSLGFPEDVCIQAYFACDKNEELAINFILQDDGNFEERS from the exons ATGCTCATCACACTGAAAACCCTTCAACAGAAGAcgttcaaaattgaaatagaagAGACGGCGAAG GTCAAAGATTTGAAAGAGAAAATCGCATCTGAGCGTGGAAATGATTTTCCTGTTGGCGGTCAAAAGTTGATCTATGCTG GTCGAATTCTTGAAGATGACAAAATCATATCGGAAtacaaaattgatgaaaagaaCTTCATTGTTGTAATGGTGGCAAAG CCGAAAGCGACGCCCAAGCCTGCAGCAGAGAGTATGGAATCGACATCTACTGCCCCAGCTGCAGCAGCGGCTCCGCAACCTGCCGCTGAAACTCCTGCTGCGAGTCAGCCTGAACCGAAAAAAGATGACCCGATGGAAACGGAAGCAAAAGAAGAAGATAAGCCAGCCTCGGCTACCGGTGCGACTGGTACAGCTGCATCTGCAAT CACAACTGATGAAGTGGCTGGTAGTGATACTGGTGAAATAGTCAATGCGGAGAGTGCACTAGTGACTGGAAGCGCATACGAGAATACTGTTACAGAAATAATGAGCATGGGATTCCAACGAGAATTGGTGGTACGGGCGTTGAGAGCTAGTTTTAATAATCCTGACCGAGCAGTCGAATATCTGTGTATG GGAAATATACCAACTGTTGCACCTGAAGCTCCAGCTGTACCTGTTGCCGCACCGGAAGCGGGGCAACCCCCGGCTGCCGCAGCACCAGCCACTGGCAGTCAACGGGCATCATCTCAACCTTCCAGTACACCAGCTGCTGCAAGTACACCTGCAGCTGCACAAGGTGGAGGAGGCGGAG GTATGGGTCAGCTTGGTTTCTTACTAAATCTACCCCAGTTTCAGACGATGAGAAGAATGGTTCAATCTAACCCAGAAAATTTACCAATGCTCCTTCAAAGTATCGGCCAATCGAATCCCGAGTTATTACAA TTAATCACCCAGAATCAAGAACAGtttattgaaatgttgaaTGCGGACAGCGCTAGCATACCAGCCGACATGTCTGAAGCTGCACCTCCCGCGCCTGGTTTTGAAACGATTCAAGTTACTCCGACCGAAAAAGCTGCCATTGATCGC ATGGTTAGTTTGGGATTTCCGGAAGATGTTTGTATCCAGGCATATTTCGCATGCGACAAGAACGAAGAATTGGCGATAAATTTTATCCTGCAAGACGATGGCAACTTTGAAGAGAGgagctga
- the LOC141900311 gene encoding uncharacterized protein LOC141900311, translated as MGDSSDSEKSVHASPPKPKRSSGPDTLKMMIEAIRHNDDPKGASVNFIKDYLVKQHGIDPSFVKHRIKRALTKGLESGVLSRPKTQADNPTSLSGRIKIVKAELAKQEKVASKPKPKSIAAKKKQVVKITKEAKAKKSPKPKNDEEGSGKKPIAKKVTVKATVKATKAKTTKKIATPTKATGTKKTANKAAADGKSKTTKTKKADSKTTAAKRGTKRSPKKTPSKAKAKAARAKK; from the exons ATGGGTGACTCAAGTGATTCTGAAAAAAGTGTCCATGCATCTCCACCGAAACCGAAGCGTTCTAGCGGTCCGGATACGCTGAAAATGATGATCGAAGCCATCCGGCATAATGACGATCCGAAGGGAGCATCAGTGAATTTCATTAAAGATTACCTGGTCAAACAACATGGTATTGATCCCTCCTTCGTAAAACACCGTATTAAGAGAGCCTTAACCAAAG GTCTTGAAAGTGGCGTACTTTCCCGGCCTAAAACCCAGGCAGACAATCCTACTAGTTTAAGCGGAAGGATCAAAATTGTGAAGGCGGAATTAGCAAAACAGGAAAAAGTAGCCAGCAAACCGAAACCGAAATCGATTGCAGCTAAGAAGAAACAAGTGGTAAAGATTACGAAAGAAGCCAAAGCTAAAAAATCGCCGAAACCGAAGAACGATGAAGAGGGATCCGGTAAGAAACCAATAGCAAAGAAGGTCACGGTGAAAGCTACAGTAAAAGCAACTAAagcaaaaacaacaaaaaagatAGCCACCCCGACGAAGGCTACCGGTACGAAGAAAACGGCCAATAAAGCTGCCGCCGACGGTAAAAGTAAAACtactaaaaccaaaaaagCGGATTCTAAGACAACGGCAGCGAAACGAGGAACAAAGAGAAGTCCCAAGAAGACGCCATCGAAAGCG AAGGCTAAAGCAGCAAGGGCGAAGAAATGA
- the LOC141898522 gene encoding WASH complex subunit 5-like isoform X1, whose product MHFLQISRVSVDVAMDFLAENNPCGQNILRLVSRGNAIIAELLRLSDFIPPVFKLENKQDIQKYGELMADFSYFQSAEYFDNKIDSKAELQDLDEEFRENHIEILTRFYLAFESVHKYVVDLNHYISELDECVYVHQTLESVLLNEDGKQLLCEGLYLYGIMLILLDLKIEGPVRERMLVSYHRYSAQNAAINSNIDDVCNLLRNTNFSNTPGTRRPASYPESYFGRIPIDNDFVSMVIGRLRSDDIYNQISAYPMPEHRSTALANQAAMLYVCLYFAPSILHNQQAIMREIVDKHFPDNWVISIYMGITVNLLDAWTPYKAALTALSNTLDTNNIRQLATRFAGKVQKLMPAVQKYLKEGVLEDEFVLDNVPKLINVLREANVTIRWMMLHTSILSSSAEANKRCRQIRDQVIADSRYSPLVVFNLLLNTGQFEFKLKELFKRMLLEKKENWEKYKKEGSERMQELSEVFSGTKPLTRVEKNDNLQAWFGDMNKQIDSLAYDDSTSVGRKIVQLIQALEGVQEFHQLDSNMQVMQFLLDTRKYLNQMIRTININEEVLITIQIVADISYAWCIIDSFTQEMQNGIKQDPSLVIKLRATFLKMSSALEIPLLRINQANSPDLISVSQYYSGELVAYVRKVLQIIPQTMFALLAKIIHILTHQMHELPTRLEKEKMREYAQLDERFEVAQLTHSISVFTEGILMMKTTLVGIIKVDPKQLLEDGIRKELVQRVALALHQGLIFNQKAKSSELIPRLEALGATMDGFRRSFEYIQDYVNISGLKIWQEEMSRIINFNVELECNSFLRTKIQEWQSVYQSSTIRIPTYPPVDNQSVNFIGRLAREIIRITDPKTTSYIDQMNNWYDYRSKQEVMNMRMFRRLERGVGTFGLTGLDRLMSFMIVQELQNFILRLKRNVFKDKMTMEVFGTLLKSVAPVKGIIAQPQRVYSAASSKITKIWPLFLDMILKVGQMQLLRRQIINELNTSCKFDSKFLASSLQTLNEALLADIERHYQDPTKPYPKEDNPLMYELTSYLENAGITKPLTKIYITTEKMPYLAIFLFMLVISQLPKLVYMKTVGSMVCKKPAEPLDGPPFVVGVLTLLRQFHPENTTQFISLLGQFVRSHVETCQSAKTPELPQDVVNALVFIDDFIYYSGTSKKMVESHIPSYIMDQFKALNAQ is encoded by the exons AtgcattttcttcaaatttcgagAGTTTCAGTAGACGTCGCTATGGACTTTCTAGCCGAGAACAACCCGTGCGGTCAGAATATACTGCGTCTCGTTTCAAGGGGAAACGCTATTATTGCGGAATTGCTTCGTTTATCAGATTTTATCCCGCCTGTTTTTAAACTAGAAAACAAACAAGACATTCAAAAATATGGCGAGCTGATGGCAGACTTCAGCTATTTCCAAAGCGCTGAATATTTCGATAACAAAATCGATTCGAAGGCA gAGCTGCAAGATTTAGACGAAGAATTTCGTGAAAatcatattgaaattttaaCGCGGTTTTACCTGGCGTTTGAAAGTGTGCACAAATATGTGGTCGATTTGAATCACTACATCAGTGAATTAGACGAATGTGTCTATGTTCACCAAACCCTTGAATCTGTCCTGCTAAACGAGGATGGCAAGCAACTACTG TGTGAAGGGCTTTATCTCTATGGAATTATGTTAATCCTTCTGGATCTTAAAATTGAGGGGCCTGTTCGAGAAAGAATGCTGGTTTCCTATCACAGATACAG CGCTCAAAATGCAGCCATCAATTCTAATATCGATGATGTCTGCAACTTGTTACGAAATACTAACTTTTCCAATACTCCTGGAACAAGAAGACCAGCCAGTTATCCTGAATCTTATTTTGG ACGAAtaccaattgataatgatttcgTCAGCATGGTAATTGGTCGCCTTCGTTCCGACGATATCTACAATCAGATATCGGCTTATCCGATGCCGGAACACCGCAGCACAGCTTTAGCCAATCAGGCGGCTATGTTATACGTTTGCTTGTATTTTGCACCATCGATTCTACACAACCAACAAGCGATTATGAGGGAGATTGTTGATAAACACTTCCCTGATAATTGG gttatatcaatatatatggGTATAACAGTCAATCTGCTCGATGCCTGGACACCGTATAAAGCTGCTCTGACTGCTCTCAGTAACACACTGGATACAAATAACATTCGCCAGTTA GCAACAAGGTTTGCTGGTAAGGTACAGAAATTGATGCCCGCTGTTCAGAAATACCTGAAAGAAGGTGTTTTAGAGGATGAGTTTGTATTGGATAACGTACCAAAACTCATCAATGTCCTACGTGAGGCGAATGTTACCATACGCTGGATGATGTTACATACATCAATCCTTAGTTCGA GTGCCGAAGCGAACAAGCGCTGTCGTCAGATAAGAGATCAAGTTATCGCAGACAGCAGATACAGTCCATTGGTGGTATTCAATTTACTCCTGAATACAGGACAGTTCGAATTCAAACTGAAAGAG TTATTCAAACGTATGTTGCTTGAGAAAAAGGAGAACTGGGAGAAATATAAAAAGGAAGGCAGTGAGAGAATGCAAGAGCTCAGTGAAGTGTTCTCCGGGACAAAACCTCTTACGAGAGTTGAGAAAAATG ATAATCTGCAAGCATGGTTTGGTGatatgaataaacaaattgattCCCTTGCGTATGATGATTCAACTTCTGTGGGCAGGAAGATTGTTCAGCTTATTCAAGCTTTAGAAGGg GTGCAAGAATTTCACCAGTTGGACAGTAACATGCAAGTTATGCAGTTTCTGTTGGACACTCGGAAATATCTGAATCAGATGATCCGTACTATTAACATCAATGAAGAAGTGCTTATCACTATTCAGATAGTGGCAGATATATCATATGCATGGTGTATCATCGATAG TTTCACTCAAGAAATGCAGAATGGTATCAAACAAGATCCATCATTGGTGATAAAGCTTCGTGCAACATTTCTTAAG ATGTCATCTGCTCTTGAAATTCCTCTACTGCGAATAAATCAAGCCAATAGTCCCGATTTGATAAGTGTGTCGCAGTACTATTCTGGAGAATTGGTTGCATATGTCCGAAAAGTCTTACAA aTCATTCCACAAACAATGTTTGCCCTTCTGgcaaaaattattcatattctgACACATCAGATGCATGAACTACCAACAAGATtagaaaaagagaaaatgCGTGAATATGCTCAACTGGATGAAAGATTTGAG GTGGCGCAATTGACTCATTCAATATCTGTATTTACCGAAgggattttgatgatgaaaacgaCCTTAGTTGGAATAATCAAG GTCGATCCGAAGCAACTTTTGGAAGATGGAATCAGGAAAGAACTGGTTCAACGTGTAGCTTTAGCTTTACATCAAGGACTTATTTTTAACCAGAAAGCGAAG TCGAGTGAATTGATTCCGAGACTGGAAGCTTTAGGAGCTACGATGGATGGATTCAGACGATCGTTCGAGTATATACAGGATTATGTCAATATTTCTGGCTTGAAAATATGGCAAGAAGAAATGTCCCGAATTATCAACTTCAACGTTGAACTCGAGTGCAACAGCTTTCTTCGAACTAAG ATTCAAGAATGGCAAAGTGTCTATCAATCCTCGACAATACGCATTCCAACGTACCCGCCTGTCGATAACCAGTCTGTAAACTTCATTGGACGTTTAGCTCGggaaattattagaattacTGATCCGAA GACTACTAGTTATATCGATCAGATGAACAACTGGTACGATTATCGATCAAAACAGGAAGTCATGAATATGAGGATGTTCCGTCGATTAGAG AGAGGTGTTGGTACATTCGGTTTGACAGGACTTGATCGATTGATGAGTTTTATGATTGTTCAGGAATTGCAGAACTTCATATTAAGACTCAAACGTAACGTGTTCAAGGACAAAATGACCATGGAGGTTTTTGGCACACTGCTCAAATCGGTTGCACCAGTCAAAGGAATCATAG CACAACCTCAAAGAGTTTACTCGGCTGCTTCCTCAAAGATAACAAAAATCTGGCCCTTATTTCTGGATATGATATTGAAG GTTGGACAAATGCAGTTATTAAGAAGGCAAATCATCAATGAGCTCAATACAAGCTGTAAATTTGATTCTAAATTCCTTGCCAGCTCACTACAAACACTGAATGA GGCACTTTTGGCCGATATCGAAAGGCATTATCAAGATCCTACAAAACCGTATCCAAAAGAAGACAATCCCCTTATGTATGAGTTGACTTCATACTTGGAAAATGCTGGTATTACGAAACCACTGACCAAGATTTACATCACTACTGAGAAAATGCCATACCTCGCCATCTTCCTGTTCATGCTAGTCATTTCGCAACTGCCAAAACTAGTCTATATGAAGACAGTAG GGAGCATGGTGTGTAAGAAGCCAGCAGAGCCGCTGGATGGTCCCCCATTTGTTGTAGGAGTGCTGACTCTACTGCGTCAATTCCATCCAGAGAACACAACGCAGTTCATTTCCTTATTAGGACAATTTGTACGATCACATGTGGAAACTTGTCAAAGCGCTAAAACTCCCGAACTTCCCCAGGACGTCGTCAACGCTTTAGTTTTCATCGACGATTTTATCTACTACAGTGGAACTTCGAAAAAG ATGGTTGAAAGTCACATTCCTAGTTACATTATGGACCAATTCAAAGCACTGAATGCTCAGTAA
- the LOC141898522 gene encoding WASH complex subunit 5-like isoform X2: MDFLAENNPCGQNILRLVSRGNAIIAELLRLSDFIPPVFKLENKQDIQKYGELMADFSYFQSAEYFDNKIDSKAELQDLDEEFRENHIEILTRFYLAFESVHKYVVDLNHYISELDECVYVHQTLESVLLNEDGKQLLCEGLYLYGIMLILLDLKIEGPVRERMLVSYHRYSAQNAAINSNIDDVCNLLRNTNFSNTPGTRRPASYPESYFGRIPIDNDFVSMVIGRLRSDDIYNQISAYPMPEHRSTALANQAAMLYVCLYFAPSILHNQQAIMREIVDKHFPDNWVISIYMGITVNLLDAWTPYKAALTALSNTLDTNNIRQLATRFAGKVQKLMPAVQKYLKEGVLEDEFVLDNVPKLINVLREANVTIRWMMLHTSILSSSAEANKRCRQIRDQVIADSRYSPLVVFNLLLNTGQFEFKLKELFKRMLLEKKENWEKYKKEGSERMQELSEVFSGTKPLTRVEKNDNLQAWFGDMNKQIDSLAYDDSTSVGRKIVQLIQALEGVQEFHQLDSNMQVMQFLLDTRKYLNQMIRTININEEVLITIQIVADISYAWCIIDSFTQEMQNGIKQDPSLVIKLRATFLKMSSALEIPLLRINQANSPDLISVSQYYSGELVAYVRKVLQIIPQTMFALLAKIIHILTHQMHELPTRLEKEKMREYAQLDERFEVAQLTHSISVFTEGILMMKTTLVGIIKVDPKQLLEDGIRKELVQRVALALHQGLIFNQKAKSSELIPRLEALGATMDGFRRSFEYIQDYVNISGLKIWQEEMSRIINFNVELECNSFLRTKIQEWQSVYQSSTIRIPTYPPVDNQSVNFIGRLAREIIRITDPKTTSYIDQMNNWYDYRSKQEVMNMRMFRRLERGVGTFGLTGLDRLMSFMIVQELQNFILRLKRNVFKDKMTMEVFGTLLKSVAPVKGIIAQPQRVYSAASSKITKIWPLFLDMILKVGQMQLLRRQIINELNTSCKFDSKFLASSLQTLNEALLADIERHYQDPTKPYPKEDNPLMYELTSYLENAGITKPLTKIYITTEKMPYLAIFLFMLVISQLPKLVYMKTVGSMVCKKPAEPLDGPPFVVGVLTLLRQFHPENTTQFISLLGQFVRSHVETCQSAKTPELPQDVVNALVFIDDFIYYSGTSKKMVESHIPSYIMDQFKALNAQ, from the exons ATGGACTTTCTAGCCGAGAACAACCCGTGCGGTCAGAATATACTGCGTCTCGTTTCAAGGGGAAACGCTATTATTGCGGAATTGCTTCGTTTATCAGATTTTATCCCGCCTGTTTTTAAACTAGAAAACAAACAAGACATTCAAAAATATGGCGAGCTGATGGCAGACTTCAGCTATTTCCAAAGCGCTGAATATTTCGATAACAAAATCGATTCGAAGGCA gAGCTGCAAGATTTAGACGAAGAATTTCGTGAAAatcatattgaaattttaaCGCGGTTTTACCTGGCGTTTGAAAGTGTGCACAAATATGTGGTCGATTTGAATCACTACATCAGTGAATTAGACGAATGTGTCTATGTTCACCAAACCCTTGAATCTGTCCTGCTAAACGAGGATGGCAAGCAACTACTG TGTGAAGGGCTTTATCTCTATGGAATTATGTTAATCCTTCTGGATCTTAAAATTGAGGGGCCTGTTCGAGAAAGAATGCTGGTTTCCTATCACAGATACAG CGCTCAAAATGCAGCCATCAATTCTAATATCGATGATGTCTGCAACTTGTTACGAAATACTAACTTTTCCAATACTCCTGGAACAAGAAGACCAGCCAGTTATCCTGAATCTTATTTTGG ACGAAtaccaattgataatgatttcgTCAGCATGGTAATTGGTCGCCTTCGTTCCGACGATATCTACAATCAGATATCGGCTTATCCGATGCCGGAACACCGCAGCACAGCTTTAGCCAATCAGGCGGCTATGTTATACGTTTGCTTGTATTTTGCACCATCGATTCTACACAACCAACAAGCGATTATGAGGGAGATTGTTGATAAACACTTCCCTGATAATTGG gttatatcaatatatatggGTATAACAGTCAATCTGCTCGATGCCTGGACACCGTATAAAGCTGCTCTGACTGCTCTCAGTAACACACTGGATACAAATAACATTCGCCAGTTA GCAACAAGGTTTGCTGGTAAGGTACAGAAATTGATGCCCGCTGTTCAGAAATACCTGAAAGAAGGTGTTTTAGAGGATGAGTTTGTATTGGATAACGTACCAAAACTCATCAATGTCCTACGTGAGGCGAATGTTACCATACGCTGGATGATGTTACATACATCAATCCTTAGTTCGA GTGCCGAAGCGAACAAGCGCTGTCGTCAGATAAGAGATCAAGTTATCGCAGACAGCAGATACAGTCCATTGGTGGTATTCAATTTACTCCTGAATACAGGACAGTTCGAATTCAAACTGAAAGAG TTATTCAAACGTATGTTGCTTGAGAAAAAGGAGAACTGGGAGAAATATAAAAAGGAAGGCAGTGAGAGAATGCAAGAGCTCAGTGAAGTGTTCTCCGGGACAAAACCTCTTACGAGAGTTGAGAAAAATG ATAATCTGCAAGCATGGTTTGGTGatatgaataaacaaattgattCCCTTGCGTATGATGATTCAACTTCTGTGGGCAGGAAGATTGTTCAGCTTATTCAAGCTTTAGAAGGg GTGCAAGAATTTCACCAGTTGGACAGTAACATGCAAGTTATGCAGTTTCTGTTGGACACTCGGAAATATCTGAATCAGATGATCCGTACTATTAACATCAATGAAGAAGTGCTTATCACTATTCAGATAGTGGCAGATATATCATATGCATGGTGTATCATCGATAG TTTCACTCAAGAAATGCAGAATGGTATCAAACAAGATCCATCATTGGTGATAAAGCTTCGTGCAACATTTCTTAAG ATGTCATCTGCTCTTGAAATTCCTCTACTGCGAATAAATCAAGCCAATAGTCCCGATTTGATAAGTGTGTCGCAGTACTATTCTGGAGAATTGGTTGCATATGTCCGAAAAGTCTTACAA aTCATTCCACAAACAATGTTTGCCCTTCTGgcaaaaattattcatattctgACACATCAGATGCATGAACTACCAACAAGATtagaaaaagagaaaatgCGTGAATATGCTCAACTGGATGAAAGATTTGAG GTGGCGCAATTGACTCATTCAATATCTGTATTTACCGAAgggattttgatgatgaaaacgaCCTTAGTTGGAATAATCAAG GTCGATCCGAAGCAACTTTTGGAAGATGGAATCAGGAAAGAACTGGTTCAACGTGTAGCTTTAGCTTTACATCAAGGACTTATTTTTAACCAGAAAGCGAAG TCGAGTGAATTGATTCCGAGACTGGAAGCTTTAGGAGCTACGATGGATGGATTCAGACGATCGTTCGAGTATATACAGGATTATGTCAATATTTCTGGCTTGAAAATATGGCAAGAAGAAATGTCCCGAATTATCAACTTCAACGTTGAACTCGAGTGCAACAGCTTTCTTCGAACTAAG ATTCAAGAATGGCAAAGTGTCTATCAATCCTCGACAATACGCATTCCAACGTACCCGCCTGTCGATAACCAGTCTGTAAACTTCATTGGACGTTTAGCTCGggaaattattagaattacTGATCCGAA GACTACTAGTTATATCGATCAGATGAACAACTGGTACGATTATCGATCAAAACAGGAAGTCATGAATATGAGGATGTTCCGTCGATTAGAG AGAGGTGTTGGTACATTCGGTTTGACAGGACTTGATCGATTGATGAGTTTTATGATTGTTCAGGAATTGCAGAACTTCATATTAAGACTCAAACGTAACGTGTTCAAGGACAAAATGACCATGGAGGTTTTTGGCACACTGCTCAAATCGGTTGCACCAGTCAAAGGAATCATAG CACAACCTCAAAGAGTTTACTCGGCTGCTTCCTCAAAGATAACAAAAATCTGGCCCTTATTTCTGGATATGATATTGAAG GTTGGACAAATGCAGTTATTAAGAAGGCAAATCATCAATGAGCTCAATACAAGCTGTAAATTTGATTCTAAATTCCTTGCCAGCTCACTACAAACACTGAATGA GGCACTTTTGGCCGATATCGAAAGGCATTATCAAGATCCTACAAAACCGTATCCAAAAGAAGACAATCCCCTTATGTATGAGTTGACTTCATACTTGGAAAATGCTGGTATTACGAAACCACTGACCAAGATTTACATCACTACTGAGAAAATGCCATACCTCGCCATCTTCCTGTTCATGCTAGTCATTTCGCAACTGCCAAAACTAGTCTATATGAAGACAGTAG GGAGCATGGTGTGTAAGAAGCCAGCAGAGCCGCTGGATGGTCCCCCATTTGTTGTAGGAGTGCTGACTCTACTGCGTCAATTCCATCCAGAGAACACAACGCAGTTCATTTCCTTATTAGGACAATTTGTACGATCACATGTGGAAACTTGTCAAAGCGCTAAAACTCCCGAACTTCCCCAGGACGTCGTCAACGCTTTAGTTTTCATCGACGATTTTATCTACTACAGTGGAACTTCGAAAAAG ATGGTTGAAAGTCACATTCCTAGTTACATTATGGACCAATTCAAAGCACTGAATGCTCAGTAA